Genomic DNA from Mesorhizobium sp. 131-2-1:
GAAGGCGAGCAGTTCGGCAGCGGCTTCGTCGAGGTCAATCCCAATTCCAAGATCCCGGCGCTGCTCGACCGCGGCGGCGACAAGCCGATCCGCGTCTTCGAATCCGGCTCGATCCTCACCTATCTTGCGGAAAAGTTCGGCGAATTCCTGCCGAAGGACCCGGCCGCCCGCGCGGAGACCTTCTCCTGGCTGTTCTGGCAGATGGGCTCGGCGCCCTATCTCGGCGGCGGCTTCGGCCATTTCTACGCCTATGCGCCGGAGAAGATCGAGTACGCCATCGACCGCTTCGCCATGGAGACCAAGCGGCAGATGGACGTGCTCGACCGCAGGCTGGCGGAGAGCGAGTACCTCGCCGGACCGGACTACACCATCGCCGACATGGCGGTGTGGCCCTGGTATGGCGGGCTCGCCAAGGGCCGCAGCTACAATGATGCCGACCAGTTCCTGTCCGTTCATGAGTACAAGCATGTGCAGCGCTGGGCCGATGCGATCGACGCAAGGCCGGCGGTGAAGCGCGGCCGCATGG
This window encodes:
- the yghU gene encoding glutathione-dependent disulfide-bond oxidoreductase produces the protein MNQYTPPKVWTWNKPNGGTFASINRPIAGPTHDKDLPVGKHPLQLYSLATPNGQKVTILLEELLALGHKGAEYDAWLIRINEGEQFGSGFVEVNPNSKIPALLDRGGDKPIRVFESGSILTYLAEKFGEFLPKDPAARAETFSWLFWQMGSAPYLGGGFGHFYAYAPEKIEYAIDRFAMETKRQMDVLDRRLAESEYLAGPDYTIADMAVWPWYGGLAKGRSYNDADQFLSVHEYKHVQRWADAIDARPAVKRGRMVNRISGDPAYQLHERHDASDFETRTQDKMLAAE